A genome region from Megalobrama amblycephala isolate DHTTF-2021 linkage group LG18, ASM1881202v1, whole genome shotgun sequence includes the following:
- the LOC125253164 gene encoding gastrula zinc finger protein XlCGF7.1-like isoform X3: MEFKEEPCRIKDEDTEEQIDPMDVKVLKHEFHFTNEDGHISQTEKNFTQKSAGKTGVKGSFTCSECGKSFTDKSKLSKHMRIHTGEKPFTCTQCGKSFAHKSTLKDHLRSHSGVKSFSCDHCDKSFVFSSNLRVHLKIHTGVKPHFCTFCGKSFSLLKYLKDHENIHTGVRLYVCSDCGKSFATSSALKTHQRVHTGEKPYKCSHCGKSFARSDSLKDHERIHTGEKPYKCSYCEKSFARLDSLKDHERVHTGEKPYKCSHCEKSFARSDYLKGHERIHTGEKPHQCSSCGKRFIQSSSLLYHKKKYCP, translated from the exons ATGGAGTTTAAGGAAGAACCCTGTAGAATAAAAGATGAAGATACAGAGGAACAAATAG ATCCTATGGATGTGAAAGTTTTGAAGCATGAGTTTCATTTCACAAATGAAGATGGACACATTTCACAGACTGAAAAGAATTTTACACAGAAAAGTGCTGGGAAAACTGGAGTTAAAGGATCTTTCACCTGCtctgagtgtggaaagagtttcacagatAAATCAAAACTCAGcaaacacatgagaattcatactggagaaaaaccgttcacatgcactcagtgtggaaagagtttcgctCACAAAAGTACTCTCAAAGATCATCTGCGCTCACACTCTGGAGTGAAGTCGTTCAGCTGTGATCATTGTGATAAATCATTTGTTTTTTCATCAAACTTAAGAGTACACCTTAAAATTCATACTGGTGTGAAGCCTCACTTTTGTACtttctgtggaaagagtttttcactgctgAAGTATTTAAAAGATCATGAGAATATTCATACTGGTGTGAGACTTTATGTGTGCTCtgactgtgggaagagctttGCTACATCCAGTGCCTTAAAAACACACcagagagttcatactggagagaaaccgtacaAGTGCTCacactgtggaaagagttttgctCGGTCAGATTCCTTGAAAGATCAtgagagaattcacactggagagaaaccgtacaAGTGCTCTTACTGTGAAAAGAGTTTTGCTCGGTTAGATTCCTTGAAAGATCATgagagagttcatactggagagaaaccgtacaAGTGCTCACACTGTGAAAAGAGTTTTGCTCGGTCAGATTACTTGAAAGGTCATgagagaattcatactggagagaagccgcaccAGTGCTCTTCATGTGGGAAGAGATTCATCCAATCATCTAGTCTACTTTATCATAAGAAAAAGTATTGCCCATAG